From Pyrenophora tritici-repentis strain M4 chromosome 1, whole genome shotgun sequence, the proteins below share one genomic window:
- a CDS encoding Med13-C domain containing protein — translation MPKAVRANTRKTHRRTEAVERPGRVTRSQLKPQLTIKTPVPPNSTTRRKRKIPTLPLYTRSQKEISADSNRLLPLFRLPREIIQDIATNHLPLDSAVSLTLTCKEALAIIGSWSWPQFNKLQRLSFFRKDFIQAQARDCASGEGAALTYCPMCNTLHPPLQIPRNHIRTALTTYCFGQDDCVSYFPKMNNERGYSLVFNHVADALRQSSEYAKKGCHGPQIDLLAGDYTVDYPILGLSWQVTSKGRRVDGNLIVQHIHTLQTVRDYNDMRGKKDLYAVYILALPIRLCPHQSTVTTGPHAPSCYIKSKEKNSPQFTHAITTAFPTTRRETLGGTHIPQQTMNNAFSKPTPRELEAMNAADAGNKNILWCCRSCPTKYRVEFGGGKLKILAWHSFGRDQLHASKYWKWFVRREGKLLGMDKRNDEWWSPARTVPNFEIGEGEWEDDSLGTGKEL, via the coding sequence ATGCCAAAAGCTGTTCGCGCAAACACCCGCAAAACCCATCGCCGCACTGAAGCTGTCGAACGACCTGGCAGAGTCACTAGGTCGCAATTGAAACCCCAACTTACGATCAAGACGCCAGTACCCCCCAACTCCACCACGCGACGCAAGCGTAAGATACCAACCCTTCCACTATATACCAGATCGCAAAAGGAGATATCAGCAGATTCCAACCGGCTATTGCCCCTCTTCCGTCTCCCTCGGGAAATCATTCAAGACATAGCGACCAACCACCTTCCTCTCGACTCTGCCGTAAGCCTAACACTAACATGCAAAGAAGCCCTTGCTATCATTGGTTCATGGTCATGGCCACAATTCAATAAGTTGCAGCGGTTGAGCTTTTTCCGAAAAGACTTTATCCAAGCACAAGCCAGAGATTGTGCAAGTGGGGAAGGAGCAGCCTTGACTTATTGTCCGATGTGCAATACCCTACACCCGCCATTACAAATCCCGCGAAACCACATAAGGACAGCACTGACAACATACTGTTTCGGACAAGACGATTGTGTCAGCTATTTTCCAAAGATGAACAACGAACGGGGTTACAGTCTGGTTTTCAACCACGTCGCTGATGCACTCCGTCAGTCCTCAGAGTACGCAAAAAAGGGTTGCCATGGACCGCAAATCGACTTGCTAGCCGGAGACTACACAGTCGATTACCCCATACTAGGGCTGAGCTGGCAGGTCACATCGAAAGGCCGACGTGTAGATGGGAATCTTATCGTGCAGCACATTCATACGCTCCAGACTGTGAGGGATTACAATGACATGAGAGGGAAGAAAGACTTGTATGCAGTGTATATACTAGCTCTGCCTATTCGACTGTGTCCACATCAATCTACCGTGACGACAGGGCCTCACGCACCCTCATGCTACATTAAAAGCAAGGAAAAGAATAGTCCGCAGTTCACGCATGCCATCACCACCGCTTTCCCCACAACACGGCGGGAAACACTAGGAGGCACACACATCCCCCAACAGACGATGAACAACGCATTCTCCAAACCCACACCCCGCGAGCTCGAAGCCATGAACGCCGCAGACGCAGGAAACAAAAACATCCTGTGGTGCTGTCGCTCTTGTCCTACAAAGTATAGAGTTGAGTTTGGTGGCGGGAAGCTGAAGATTTTGGCATGGCATTCTTTTGGGAGGGATCAATTGCATGCAAGTAAGTACTGGAAGTGGTTTGTCAGGAGAGAGGGCAAACTGCTGGGGATGGATAAGAGGAATGATGAGTGGTGGAGCCCGGCGAGGACGGTGCCGAATTTTGAGATTGGGGAGGGGGAATGGGAGGATGATTCATTGGGAACGGGAAAAGAGCTGTGA
- a CDS encoding Nucleic-acid-binding protein involved in ribosomal biogenesis translates to MDGGVELNLGSDDDGEDDGFDAPGGQHHEDDEDDFENFDLDDEDGFVDSDADVPVDMDMDAGADGDGEKKDKDGRKSKKRKLKNLPTFASVEDYAKLIGDDDSE, encoded by the coding sequence ATGGACGGTGGTGTCGAACTCAACCTTGGCAGTGATGACGATGGTGAAGACGACGGCTTCGACGCCCCTGGTGGTCAACACCACGAAGATGACGAAGACGACTTTGAAAATTTCGACCTTGATGACGAGGACGGCTTCGTGGACAGCGACGCCGACGTTCCTGTTGACATGGATATGGATGCAGGTGCAGATGGTGACGGCGAGAAGAAGGATAAGGATGGCCGgaagagcaagaagaggaagCTCAAGAACTTGCCCACTTTTGCCTCTGTGGAAGACTACGCGAAACTTATCGGCGACGACGACAGCGAGTAG
- a CDS encoding Pneumo-att-G multi-domain protein: MVPIPADNNLNANTDLNAKPDSKYWTKANIALTIVFSLVVLAVILFAILFLLYRRHEKKKLANRKSDTAGLLANEDKTNNMFSRHRASSVTLYVDSEADARNKRSSTDTMHLVPLQVTPVEEVMDPIGSSMESSGSGVSSLSRQSNLTVSSMLLSPVSPTADNDRPSGRPRSTSTTSTRSQRARYYETTPTVEMPQIPKIVHTISQ, encoded by the coding sequence ATGGTTCCTATACCAGCTGACAACAACCTCAACGCTAACACCGACCTGAACGCAAAACCAGATTCCAAATACTGGACAAAAGCCAACATAGCCCTCACTATTGTCTTCTccctcgttgtcctcgccGTCATCCTCTTCGCcatcctcttcctcctctacCGGCGGCacgagaagaagaagctcgCAAACCGTAAATCAGACACAGCCGGCCTGCTCGCGAATGAAGACAAGACAAACAACATGTTCAGTCGGCACCGTGCCAGCAGTGTCACCCTCTACGTCGACTCGGAAGCCGATGCCCGCAACAAGCGTTCAAGCACCGATACCATGCATCTCGTCCCCTTGCAAGTCACACCTGTCGAAGAAGTAATGGATCCCATCGGCAGTAGCATGGAGAGCTCGGGCTCGGGCGTCAGTTCCCTGAGCAGGCAGAGTAATCTGACGGTTAGCTCTATGCTGTTAAGTCCAGTGTCACCGACTGCGGATAATGATCGACCATCGGGTCGCCCAAGGAGTACGAGTACAACGTCGACGCGATCGCAGAGGGCGAGATACTATGAGACGACGCCTACGGTAGAGATGCCGCAGATACCCAAGATTGTTCATACCATATCGCAGTAA
- a CDS encoding TrpD, Anthranilate phosphoribosyltransferase has protein sequence MATEAGDEDRKTSITPLLKRLWHESPTTKPTADEIAAALSLIFTNSLSEVQTGALLTCLHFTDQDRQADVLAKCSKAMRDFATGMDVQGLEELIQKRGRKEGGYQGGLCDIVGTGGDSHNTFNISTTSSILASALLMIAKHGNKASTSRSGSADLLSCTPPKAPVITAIAPKTIHQIYSRTNYAFLFAPIFHPGARHAASIRRQLGWRTIFNLLGPLANPLHELIEARVLGVARKEIGPDFAESLRQSGCKKGMVICGDEELDELSCAGPTHCWRLVENASTGKVDINYFTITPADFGLPTHPLSEVSPGQSPEKNAEILMKILMGEVPPDDPILHFVYINTAALFVVSGLCDSDTSNMGTGDDGNVITEVGPGDGRWKEGVRRAKWAISSGEAYKQWQSFVEVTNEVA, from the coding sequence ATGGCTACCGAAGCTGGCGATGAGGATAGGAAAACCTCCATCACGCCTCTTCTCAAGCGACTGTGGCACGAGTCACCAACCACTAAGCCAACCGCCGATGAGATTGCAGCAGCACTTTCGTTGATCTTTACCAACAGCCTATCAGAGGTCCAAACAGGAGCCTTGTTGACATGTCTTCATTTCACGGACCAAGACAGACAAGCAGATGTCCTGGCAAAATGTTCCAAAGCCATGCGCGACTTTGCGACTGGCATGGACGTTCAAGGGCTTGAAGAGCTCATTCAGAAGAGaggaagaaaagaaggaggCTACCAAGGAGGCCTGTGTGACATAGTTGGTACAGGAGGTGATTCACACAACACCTTCAACATCAGCACTACCTCCTCTATCTTGGCTAGTGCTCTACTCATGATTGCAAAGCACGGGAACAAGGCATCAACGTCTCGATCTGGTTCTGCAGACCTTCTCTCCTGTACACCACCCAAGGCACCTGTTATCACTGCCATAGCACCCAAAACCATCCACCAAATCTACTCAAGAACCAACTATGCCTTCTTGTTTGCACCAATCTTCCACCCCGGAGCAAGACATGCTGCTTCCATTCGAAGGCAGTTGGGCTGGCGCACAATCTTCAACCTTCTGGGTCCATTGGCCAACCCGCTACACGAATTAATAGAGGCAAGAGTACTGGGTGTAGCAAGGAAGGAAATCGGACCCGATTTTGCCGAATCACTCAGGCAGTCTGGATGTAAGAAGGGCATGGTCATTTGTGGCGATGAGGAACTAGATGAACTCTCATGTGCCGGGCCAACTCACTGCTGGCGCTTAGTTGAAAACGCATCCACAGGCAAGGTCGACATCAACTACTTCACCATCACCCCCGCCGACTTTGGACTTCCAACTCATCCTTTGAGTGAAGTCAGCCCAGGGCAATCTCCCGAGAAAAATGCCGAGATTTTGATGAAGATCCTCATGGGTGAAGTTCCGCCCGATGACCCGATCCTACACTTTGTATACATCAACACTGCAGCACTATTCGTCGTAAGCGGCCTGTGCGACTCAGACACAAGTAACATGGGTACCGGAGACGATGGAAATGTAATCACTGAGGTTGGTCCAGGCGATGGACGCTGGAAGGAAGGTGTACGTAGAGCGAAATGGGCAATCTCAAGTGGAGAGGCATACAAGCAGTGGCAAAGCTTTGTAGAGGTCACCAATGAAGTAGCGTAA